A part of Camelus bactrianus isolate YW-2024 breed Bactrian camel chromosome 7, ASM4877302v1, whole genome shotgun sequence genomic DNA contains:
- the NOS3 gene encoding nitric oxide synthase 3 isoform X1, whose protein sequence is MGNLKSVGQEPGPPCGLGLGLGLGLCGKQGPAAPAPEPSRAPAPAPPPAPDHSPPLTRPPEAPKFPRVKNWEVGSIAYDTLSAQSQQDGPCTPRRCLGSLVFPRKLPGRPSQGPPPAEQLLSQARDFINQYYSSIKRSGSQAHEQRLQEVEAEVAATGTYQLRESELVFGAKQAWRNAPRCVGRIQWGKLQVFDARDCGSAQEMFTYICNHIKYATNRGNLRSAITVFPQRTPGRGDFRIWNSQLVRYAGYRQQDGSVRGDPANVEITELCIQHGWTPGNGRFDVLPLLLQAPDEPPELFALPPELVLEVPLEHPTLEWFATLGLRWYALPAVSNMLLEIGGLEFPAAPFSGWYMSTEIGTRNLCDPHRYNILEDVAVCMDLDTRTTSSLWKDKAAVEINLAVLHSYQLAKVTIVDHHAATASFMKHLENEQKARGGCPADWAWIVPPISGSLTPVFHQEMVNYVLSPAFRYQPDPWKGSATKGVGITRKKTFKEVANAVKISASLMGTVMAKRVKATILYASETGRAQSYAQQLGRLFRKAFDPRVLCMDEYDVVSLEHETLVLVVTSTFGNGDPPENGESFAAALMEMSGPYNSSPRPEQHKSYKIRFNSVSCSDPLVSSWRRKRKESSNTDSAGALGTLRFCVFGLGSRAYPHFCAFARAVDTRLEELGGERLLQLGQGDELCGQEEAFRGWAQAAFQASCETFCVGKDAKAAAQDIFSPRRSWKRQRYRLSVQAESLQLLPGLIHVHRRKMFQATVRSVENLQSSKSTRATILVRLDTGGQEGLQYQPGDHIGICPPNRPGLVEALLSRVEDPPPPTEPVAVEQLEKGSPGGPPPCWVRDPRLPPCTLRQALTFFLDITSPPSPQLLRLLSTLAEEPSEQQELETLSQDPRRYEEWKWFRCPTLLEVLEQFPSVALPAPLLLTQLPLLQPRYYSVSSAPSANPGEIHLTVAVLAYRTQDGLGPLHYGVCSTWLSQLKTGDPVPCFIRGAPSFRLPPDPSLPCILVGPGTGIAPFRGFWQERLHDIESKGLQPAPMTLVFGCRCSQLDHLYRDEVQDAQQRGVFGRVLTAFSREPDSPKTYVQDILRTELAAEVHRVLCLERGHMFVCGDVTMATNVLQTVQRILATEGDMELDEAGDVIGVLRDQQRYHEDIFGLTLRTQEVTSRIRTQSFSLQERHLRGAVPWAFDLPGPDTPGS, encoded by the exons ATGGGCAACCTGAAGAGCGTGGGCCAGGAGCCCGGGCCGCCCTgcggcctggggctggggctgggcctcgGGCTGTGTGGCAAGCAGGGCCCGGCCGCCCCAGCACCTGAGCCCAGCCGGGCACCAGCACCTGCACCCCCACCGGCGCCAGACCACAG CCCCCCGCTTACCCGGCCTCCAGAGGCGCCCAAGTTCCCTCGTGTGAAGAACTGGGAGGTGGGAAGCATCGCCTACGACACTCTGAGTGCTCAGTCACAGCAG GACGGGCCCTGTACCCCCCGACGCTGCCTGGGCTCCCTCGTATTTCCACGGAAACTGCCAGGCCGGCCCTCCCAGGGCCCTCCACCCGCTGAGCAGCTGCTGAGCCAGGCCCGGGATTTCATCAACCAGTACTACAGCTCCATCAAGAG gagTGGTTCCCAGGCTCACGAGCAGCGGCTTCAGGAGGTGGAAGCTGAGGTGGCAGCCACGGGGACCTACCAGCTTCGGGAGAGCGAGCTGGTGTTCGGGGCCAAGCAGGCCTGGCGCAACGCTCCCCGCTGTGTGGGCCGGATCCAGTGGGGGAAGCTGCAG GTGTTTGATGCCCGGGATTGCGGCTCTGCACAGGAGATGTTCACTTACATCTGCAACCACATCAAGTATGCCACTAACCGGGGCAACCTTCG CTCGGCCATCACAGTATTCCCCCAGCGCACTCCGGGCCGTGGAGACTTCCGAATCTGGAACAGCCAGCTGGTGCGCTACGCAGGCTACAGGCAGCAGGATGGCTCCGTGCGGGGCGATCCAGCCAACGTGGAGATCACTGAG CTCTGTATCCAGCATGGCTGGACCCCAGGAAACGGTCGCTTTGATGTGCTGCCCCTGCTGCTCCAGGCCCCAGATGAGCCTCCAGAACTCTTTGCTCTGCCCCCCGAGCTGGTCCTTGAGGTGCCCCTGGAGCACCCAAC GCTGGAGTGGTTTGCAACCCTGGGCCTGCGCTGGTACGCCCTCCCGGCAGTGTCCAACATGCTGCTGGAAATTGGGGGCCTGGAGTTCCCTGCGGCCCCCTTCAGCGGCTGGTACATGAGCACTGAGATCGGCACTCGGAATCTGTGCGATCCTCACCGCTACAACATCCTGGAG GATGTGGCCGTCTGCATGGACCTGGATACCCGGACCACCTCGTCCCTCTGGAAAGACAAGGCTGCAGTGGAAATCAACTTGGCTGTGCTGCACAGTTATCAG CTGGCCAAAGTGACCATCGTGGATCACCACGCAGCCACGGCCTCCTTCATGAAGCACCTGGAGAATGAGCAGAAGGCGAGGGGAGGCTGCCCTGCCGACTGGGCCTGGATCGTGCCCCCTATCTCGGGCAGCCTCACACCTGTCTTCCATCAGGAGATGGTCAACTATGTCCTGTCCCCTGCCTTCCGCTACCAG CCAGACCCCTGGAAGGGGAGTGCGACCAAGGGCGTCGGCATCACCAGAAAGAAGACCTTTAAGGAAGTGGCCAA CGCAGTGAAGATCTCTGCCTCACTCATGGGCACCGTGATGGCGAAGCGAGTGAAGGCAACAATTCTGTATGCCTCCGAGACTGGCCGGGCCCAGAGCTACGCGCAGCAGCTGGGGAGGCTTTTCCGGAAGGCTTTCGACCCCCGG GTCCTGTGCATGGATGAGTATGATGTGGTGTCCCTGGAGCATGAGACTCTGGTGTTGGTGGTGACCAGCACATTTGGGAATGGCGATCCGCCCGAGAATGGAGAG AGCTTTGCAGCAGCCCTGATGGAGATGTCAGGCCCCTACAACAGCTCCCCTCGGCCGGAACAACACAA GAGTTACAAAATCCGCTTCAACAGTGTCTCCTGCTCAGACCCACTGGTGTCCTCCTGGCGGCGGAAAAGAAAGGAGTCCAGCAACACAGACAGTGCAGGGGCACTGGGGACCCTCAG GTTCTGTGTGTTCGGGCTGGGCTCCCGGGCGTACCCCCACTTCTGCGCCTTTGCTCGTGCGGTGGACACACGGCTGGAAGAGCTGGGTGGGGAGCGGCTCCTGCAGCTGGGCCAGGGCGACGAGCTGTGTGGCCAGGAGGAGGCCTTCCGCGGCTGGGCCCAGGCTGCCTTCCAG GCCTCCTGTGAGACGTTCTGCGTTGGAAAAGATGCCAAGGCCGCTGCCCAGGACATATTCAGCCCCAGACGGAGTTGGAAACGCCAGAGGTACCGACTGAGTGTCCAGGCCGAGAGCCTCCAGCTGCTGCCAG GCCTGATCCACGTGCACAGGCGGAAGATGTTCCAAGCTACAGTCCGCTCAGTGGAAAACCTGCAAAGCAGCAAGTCCAC CCGGGCCACCATCCTGGTGCGCCTGGACACTGGAGGCCAGGAGGGGCTCCAGTACCAGCCAGGAGACCACATAGGCATCTGCCCGCCCAACCGGCCGGGCCTCGTGGAGGCGCTGCTGAGCCGTGTGGAGGACCCGCCGCCGCCCACCGAGCCTGTGGCAGTGGAGCAGCTGGAGAAGGGCAGCCCTG GTGGACCTCCTCCCTGCTGGGTGCGGGATCCCCGGCTGCCCCCGTGCACGCTGCGCCAGGCTCTCACCTTCTTTCTGGACATCACTTCCCCGCCCAGCCCTCAACTTCTTCGACTGCTCAGCACCCTAGCCGAAGAGCCCAGCGAACAGCAGGAGCTTGAGACCCTCAGCCAG GACCCCCGGCGCTATGAGGAGTGGAAGTGGTTCCGCTGCCCCACGCTGCTGGAGGTGCTGGAGCAGTTTCCATCTGTGGCACTGCCTGCCCCACTGCTCCTCACCCAGctgcccctgctccagccccGGTACTACTCGGTCAGTTCAGCACCCAGCGCCAATCCAGGAGAGATCCACCTCACAGTCGCCGTGCTGGCATACAGGACACAAG ATGGGCTGGGTCCCCTGCACTACGGGGTCTGCTCCACATGGCTGAGCCAACTCAAGACTGGAGACCCTGTGCCCTGCTTCATCAGAGG GGCTCCCTCCTTCCGGCTGCCACCTGATCCCAGCTTGCCCTGCATCCTGGTGGGCCCTGGCACTGGCATCGCCCCCTTTCGAGGATTTTGGCAGGAGCGGCTGCATGACATTGAGAGCAAAG GGCTGCAACCCGCCCCCATGACCTTGGTGTTCGGCTGCCGATGCTCCCAGCTCGACCATCTCTACCGTGACGAGGTGCAGGATGCCCAGCAGCGCGGGGTGTTTGGCCGCGTCCTGACCGCCTTCTCCCGGGAACCCGACAGTCCTAAG ACCTATGTGCAGGACATCTTGCGGACAGAGCTTGCTGCCGAGGTGCATCGCGTCCTCTGCCTCGAGCGGGGCCACATGTTTGTCTGCGGCGATGTCACCATGGCAACCAACGTCCTGCAGACCGTGCAGCGCATCTTGGCAACGGAGGGCGACATGGAGCTGGACGAGGCCGGCGACGTCATCGGCGTGCTGCGG GATCAGCAACGCTATCACGAGGACATTTTTGGGCTCACGCTGCGCACCCAGGAGGTGACAAGCCGCATACGCACCCAGAGCTTTTCCTTGCAGGAGCGGCATCTCCGGGGCGCAGTGCCCTGGGCGTTCGACCTGCCGGGACCAGACACCCCTGGCTCCTGA
- the NOS3 gene encoding nitric oxide synthase 3 isoform X2 has product MGNLKSVGQEPGPPCGLGLGLGLGLCGKQGPAAPAPEPSRAPAPAPPPAPDHSPPLTRPPEAPKFPRVKNWEVGSIAYDTLSAQSQQDGPCTPRRCLGSLVFPRKLPGRPSQGPPPAEQLLSQARDFINQYYSSIKRSGSQAHEQRLQEVEAEVAATGTYQLRESELVFGAKQAWRNAPRCVGRIQWGKLQVFDARDCGSAQEMFTYICNHIKYATNRGNLRSAITVFPQRTPGRGDFRIWNSQLVRYAGYRQQDGSVRGDPANVEITELCIQHGWTPGNGRFDVLPLLLQAPDEPPELFALPPELVLEVPLEHPTLEWFATLGLRWYALPAVSNMLLEIGGLEFPAAPFSGWYMSTEIGTRNLCDPHRYNILEDVAVCMDLDTRTTSSLWKDKAAVEINLAVLHSYQLAKVTIVDHHAATASFMKHLENEQKARGGCPADWAWIVPPISGSLTPVFHQEMVNYVLSPAFRYQPDPWKGSATKGVGITRKKTFKEVANAVKISASLMGTVMAKRVKATILYASETGRAQSYAQQLGRLFRKAFDPRVLCMDEYDVVSLEHETLVLVVTSTFGNGDPPENGEVIDAFLALSTSSVPRAECRWKPSPLPCHPFPSSF; this is encoded by the exons ATGGGCAACCTGAAGAGCGTGGGCCAGGAGCCCGGGCCGCCCTgcggcctggggctggggctgggcctcgGGCTGTGTGGCAAGCAGGGCCCGGCCGCCCCAGCACCTGAGCCCAGCCGGGCACCAGCACCTGCACCCCCACCGGCGCCAGACCACAG CCCCCCGCTTACCCGGCCTCCAGAGGCGCCCAAGTTCCCTCGTGTGAAGAACTGGGAGGTGGGAAGCATCGCCTACGACACTCTGAGTGCTCAGTCACAGCAG GACGGGCCCTGTACCCCCCGACGCTGCCTGGGCTCCCTCGTATTTCCACGGAAACTGCCAGGCCGGCCCTCCCAGGGCCCTCCACCCGCTGAGCAGCTGCTGAGCCAGGCCCGGGATTTCATCAACCAGTACTACAGCTCCATCAAGAG gagTGGTTCCCAGGCTCACGAGCAGCGGCTTCAGGAGGTGGAAGCTGAGGTGGCAGCCACGGGGACCTACCAGCTTCGGGAGAGCGAGCTGGTGTTCGGGGCCAAGCAGGCCTGGCGCAACGCTCCCCGCTGTGTGGGCCGGATCCAGTGGGGGAAGCTGCAG GTGTTTGATGCCCGGGATTGCGGCTCTGCACAGGAGATGTTCACTTACATCTGCAACCACATCAAGTATGCCACTAACCGGGGCAACCTTCG CTCGGCCATCACAGTATTCCCCCAGCGCACTCCGGGCCGTGGAGACTTCCGAATCTGGAACAGCCAGCTGGTGCGCTACGCAGGCTACAGGCAGCAGGATGGCTCCGTGCGGGGCGATCCAGCCAACGTGGAGATCACTGAG CTCTGTATCCAGCATGGCTGGACCCCAGGAAACGGTCGCTTTGATGTGCTGCCCCTGCTGCTCCAGGCCCCAGATGAGCCTCCAGAACTCTTTGCTCTGCCCCCCGAGCTGGTCCTTGAGGTGCCCCTGGAGCACCCAAC GCTGGAGTGGTTTGCAACCCTGGGCCTGCGCTGGTACGCCCTCCCGGCAGTGTCCAACATGCTGCTGGAAATTGGGGGCCTGGAGTTCCCTGCGGCCCCCTTCAGCGGCTGGTACATGAGCACTGAGATCGGCACTCGGAATCTGTGCGATCCTCACCGCTACAACATCCTGGAG GATGTGGCCGTCTGCATGGACCTGGATACCCGGACCACCTCGTCCCTCTGGAAAGACAAGGCTGCAGTGGAAATCAACTTGGCTGTGCTGCACAGTTATCAG CTGGCCAAAGTGACCATCGTGGATCACCACGCAGCCACGGCCTCCTTCATGAAGCACCTGGAGAATGAGCAGAAGGCGAGGGGAGGCTGCCCTGCCGACTGGGCCTGGATCGTGCCCCCTATCTCGGGCAGCCTCACACCTGTCTTCCATCAGGAGATGGTCAACTATGTCCTGTCCCCTGCCTTCCGCTACCAG CCAGACCCCTGGAAGGGGAGTGCGACCAAGGGCGTCGGCATCACCAGAAAGAAGACCTTTAAGGAAGTGGCCAA CGCAGTGAAGATCTCTGCCTCACTCATGGGCACCGTGATGGCGAAGCGAGTGAAGGCAACAATTCTGTATGCCTCCGAGACTGGCCGGGCCCAGAGCTACGCGCAGCAGCTGGGGAGGCTTTTCCGGAAGGCTTTCGACCCCCGG GTCCTGTGCATGGATGAGTATGATGTGGTGTCCCTGGAGCATGAGACTCTGGTGTTGGTGGTGACCAGCACATTTGGGAATGGCGATCCGCCCGAGAATGGAGAG GTGATAGATGCCTTCTTAGCACTAAGCACCTCCTCAGTCCCCAGAGCAGAGTGCAGATGGAAGCCTTCTCCCCTGCCTTGCCACCCATTTCCGTCCTCATTCTGA